A genome region from Acidimicrobiales bacterium includes the following:
- a CDS encoding methyltransferase domain-containing protein: MSETYADVDGAEDVAGAVAWQERVDGWPAVLAYKEVARRRVAGLAPVLDVGCGPGLDVLAAGPGTRAVGVDRSAAMAATARRRGATVAVADAARLPFPAGAFGAARADRVLQHLAAPEAALAELVRVTRPGGAVVVADPDQGSLVVEVPGAPPALVERVVAGRRDRGYRNGTLARRLPALLGAAGLADVTVDAVALVLTDPADAFGLRSWPRLWGWADHDVAAWEAAVDGAAGRGFVYAVTYLVVAGRRPVR, translated from the coding sequence GTGAGCGAGACGTACGCGGACGTCGACGGCGCGGAGGACGTGGCGGGCGCCGTGGCGTGGCAGGAGCGGGTCGACGGGTGGCCCGCGGTGCTCGCCTACAAGGAGGTCGCCCGCCGCCGGGTGGCCGGGCTGGCGCCCGTCCTCGACGTCGGCTGCGGCCCCGGCCTCGACGTGCTCGCCGCCGGTCCCGGCACCCGCGCCGTCGGCGTCGACCGCTCGGCCGCCATGGCCGCCACCGCCCGCCGCCGGGGCGCCACGGTCGCCGTCGCGGACGCGGCGCGGCTGCCGTTCCCGGCCGGGGCGTTCGGCGCCGCCCGCGCCGACCGCGTGCTCCAGCACCTGGCCGCCCCGGAGGCGGCGCTGGCCGAGCTGGTGCGGGTGACGCGGCCGGGAGGCGCCGTCGTCGTGGCCGACCCCGACCAGGGGTCACTCGTCGTCGAGGTGCCGGGGGCGCCGCCCGCGCTGGTCGAGCGGGTCGTCGCCGGGCGCCGCGACCGCGGCTACCGCAACGGCACGCTCGCCCGCCGGCTGCCCGCGCTCCTCGGGGCGGCGGGGCTGGCCGATGTGACCGTCGACGCCGTCGCCCTCGTGCTGACCGACCCGGCCGACGCGTTCGGCCTGCGGAGCTGGCCCCGGCTCTGGGGATGGGCCGACCACGACGTGGCCGCCTGGGAGGCGGCCGTCGACGGGGCCGCCGGCCGCGGGTTCGTGTACGCCGTGACCTACCTGGTGGTCGCCGGGCGGCGGCCGGTCAGGTGA
- a CDS encoding glucose-1-phosphate thymidylyltransferase: protein MKGLVLAGGAGSRLRPITHTSAKQLVPVANKPILFYGLEHLAAAGIRDVGMIVGDTRAEIMAAVGDGTRWGLQVTYLHQEAPLGLAHCVLIAREFLGDDDFVMYLGDNLLQAGVAGFVRGFEAARRSHPRLGEDAAPWAASILLKKVPDPQRFGVAELDEGGEVVRLVEKPADPPSDLALVGVYLFDRHVHEAVRAIKPSARGELEITDAIQWLLDNGHRVHHEVLDGWWIDTGKLTPLLEANRLVLETIAPRVDGSVDAASRLEGRVVVERGARVVESTIRGPAIVGECTTVERSYVGPFSAISHHCTVVDSEVEHSIVLEGSRIEGIPRLDGSLLGRSVEVRRREDLPRAARLMVGDHSVVEL from the coding sequence GTGAAAGGCCTCGTCCTCGCCGGTGGTGCCGGCTCGCGCCTGCGGCCGATCACCCACACGAGCGCCAAGCAGCTGGTGCCGGTGGCGAACAAGCCGATCCTGTTCTACGGGCTCGAGCACCTCGCCGCGGCCGGCATCCGCGACGTCGGCATGATCGTCGGGGACACGAGGGCGGAGATCATGGCGGCCGTCGGCGACGGGACCCGGTGGGGCCTCCAGGTCACGTACCTCCACCAGGAGGCGCCGCTCGGCCTGGCCCACTGCGTGCTGATCGCGCGCGAGTTCCTCGGCGACGACGACTTCGTGATGTACCTGGGCGACAACCTCCTCCAGGCCGGGGTGGCCGGGTTCGTGCGGGGCTTCGAGGCGGCCCGCCGCAGCCACCCCCGGCTGGGCGAGGACGCCGCGCCGTGGGCGGCGTCGATCCTGCTGAAGAAGGTGCCCGACCCGCAGCGCTTCGGGGTGGCCGAGCTGGACGAGGGGGGAGAGGTCGTCCGCCTGGTCGAGAAGCCGGCCGACCCGCCGTCGGACCTCGCGCTCGTCGGCGTGTACCTGTTCGACCGGCACGTGCACGAGGCCGTCCGGGCCATCAAGCCGTCGGCCAGGGGCGAGCTGGAGATCACCGACGCCATCCAGTGGCTGCTCGACAACGGCCACCGCGTCCACCACGAGGTGCTCGACGGCTGGTGGATCGACACCGGCAAGCTCACCCCGCTCCTCGAGGCCAACCGGCTCGTGCTGGAGACGATCGCCCCCCGCGTGGACGGCAGCGTGGACGCGGCGTCGCGGCTGGAGGGCCGGGTCGTGGTCGAGCGGGGCGCCCGCGTCGTCGAGTCCACCATCAGGGGACCGGCCATCGTCGGTGAGTGCACGACGGTCGAGCGCAGCTACGTCGGGCCGTTCAGCGCCATCAGCCACCACTGCACGGTGGTCGACTCCGAGGTCGAGCACTCGATCGTCCTGGAGGGCAGCAGGATCGAGGGGATCCCCCGCCTGGACGGGTCGCTGCTCGGCCGGTCGGTCGAGGTGCGCCGCCGGGAGGACCTGCCGCGGGCGGCCCGGCTGATGGTCGGCGACCACTCGGTGGTCGAGCTCTGA
- a CDS encoding aminotransferase class IV → MPAPVPQGATGVTALWVDGDLVDPAGRHLSALDHGVVVGDGVFETLKVVRGIPFAARRHLERLRRSGQALRLAVPDDAVLRRAMADVVAAAGLGDRPGKLRVTVTGGPGPLGTARAESPPTVVVAAGPLTPPPPSATLALVPWPRNERGALAGLKTTSYAENVRALAAAADAGADEALFANLAGDVCEGTGSNIVLALDGRLVTPPLTSGCLAGVTRAIVLERAAVEELAVPVAALGSVTEAFLVSTTRGVQPVAAIDGRPLPAPGPLTAPVADLFRSIEEHEDDP, encoded by the coding sequence GTGCCAGCACCCGTACCCCAGGGCGCCACCGGTGTGACCGCGCTGTGGGTCGACGGGGACCTCGTGGACCCCGCCGGCCGCCACCTGTCCGCCCTCGACCACGGCGTGGTCGTCGGCGACGGCGTGTTCGAGACCCTGAAGGTCGTGCGCGGGATCCCCTTCGCCGCCCGCCGCCACCTGGAGCGCCTCCGGCGGTCGGGCCAGGCGCTGCGCCTCGCCGTGCCCGACGACGCCGTCCTCCGCCGGGCGATGGCCGACGTCGTCGCCGCCGCCGGGCTCGGCGACCGGCCGGGCAAGCTCCGGGTGACGGTCACCGGCGGGCCCGGCCCGCTGGGAACGGCGCGCGCCGAGTCGCCACCCACCGTGGTCGTCGCCGCCGGGCCGCTGACCCCGCCGCCGCCGTCCGCCACCCTCGCCCTCGTGCCCTGGCCGAGGAACGAGCGGGGGGCGCTGGCCGGGCTGAAGACGACCTCCTACGCCGAGAACGTGCGGGCCCTGGCGGCCGCCGCCGACGCCGGCGCCGACGAGGCGCTGTTCGCCAACCTGGCCGGCGACGTGTGCGAGGGGACCGGGTCGAACATCGTCCTCGCCCTCGACGGCCGGCTGGTCACGCCGCCGCTCACCTCGGGCTGCCTGGCCGGTGTGACCAGGGCGATCGTCCTCGAGCGGGCCGCCGTCGAGGAGCTCGCCGTCCCCGTCGCGGCCCTCGGCTCGGTCACCGAGGCGTTCCTCGTGTCCACCACCCGCGGGGTCCAGCCCGTCGCCGCCATCGACGGCCGCCCCCTCCCGGCGCCCGGCCCCCTGACCGCGCCCGTCGCCGACCTGTTCCGCTCCATCGAGGAACACGAGGACGATCCCTAA
- a CDS encoding biotin--[acetyl-CoA-carboxylase] ligase translates to MSGLEPTELHPIAPAVAGSRFAEVRWVRETGSTNADLLAAAGDGAAEGTVLVADHQTAGRGRLGRRWDAAPGDGLLFSVLLRPSLPPDRLHLCSLAVALAAIDGCEQAAGVRPGLKWPNDLVVGDRKLAGVLAEAAVVGDRVDAVVVGVGVNVRADGLPPELRSTAVGLAEVAEGPVESGVLLVAVLRALDRWWGTVAVGEDGWATVADAARAASTTLGRDVRVERPGGDLDGVAEALDDAGRLVVVDAAGHRHAVAAGDVTHLRPLPPT, encoded by the coding sequence GTGTCAGGCCTGGAACCGACCGAGCTCCACCCGATCGCGCCGGCGGTCGCCGGCAGCCGCTTCGCCGAGGTGCGCTGGGTGAGGGAGACCGGCTCCACGAACGCCGACCTCCTCGCCGCCGCCGGCGACGGCGCCGCCGAGGGGACCGTGCTCGTCGCCGACCACCAGACGGCCGGCCGGGGCCGACTCGGGCGCCGGTGGGACGCGGCCCCCGGCGACGGGCTGCTGTTCTCGGTCCTGCTCCGCCCGTCCCTGCCGCCCGACCGCCTCCACCTGTGCTCGCTGGCCGTCGCCCTCGCCGCCATCGACGGCTGCGAGCAGGCGGCCGGCGTGCGGCCCGGGCTGAAGTGGCCGAACGACCTCGTGGTCGGCGACCGCAAGCTGGCCGGGGTGCTGGCCGAGGCGGCGGTGGTGGGCGACCGGGTCGACGCCGTGGTCGTCGGCGTCGGCGTGAACGTCAGGGCCGACGGGCTGCCGCCGGAGCTTCGCTCGACGGCGGTCGGGCTGGCCGAGGTGGCCGAGGGGCCGGTGGAGAGCGGCGTGCTGCTCGTCGCCGTCCTGCGGGCCCTCGACCGGTGGTGGGGGACGGTCGCGGTGGGCGAGGACGGCTGGGCGACGGTGGCCGACGCGGCGAGGGCGGCGTCGACCACGCTCGGGCGCGACGTCAGGGTCGAGCGGCCCGGCGGCGACCTCGACGGCGTGGCCGAGGCGCTCGACGACGCCGGGCGGCTGGTCGTGGTGGACGCCGCCGGCCACCGCCATGCGGTGGCGGCCGGCGACGTGACCCACCTCCGCCCGCTCCCGCCGACCTAG
- a CDS encoding acyl-CoA dehydrogenase family protein, giving the protein MDFELSEEQEAFRKVVRDFAESEIAPHAEAWDRDHVFPVDTVRAMGDLGLFGIPFPEEYGGGGADLTTLCVAIEELARVDQSMAITLEAAVGLGASPIFRFGTEEQRQRWLPDLCAGRALGAFGLTEPGGGSDAGAPRTRADLDEAAGEWVVNGEKAFITNAGTPITSVVTITARTGPGEISSIVVPAGTAGLEVAPPYRKMGWHASDTRGLAFTDCRVPADHLLGQRGRGFANFLATLDEGRIAIAALAVGTIQACLEHSVAYAGERQAFGRPIGANQGVAFKCADLAVMAECARALTYKAAWLRDVGRPYKRAAAIAKLYATEAAVTATREATQIFGGYGFMDETPVSRFYRDSKILEIGEGTSEIQRLVISRELGLPVT; this is encoded by the coding sequence ATGGACTTCGAGCTGTCCGAGGAGCAGGAGGCGTTCAGGAAGGTCGTCCGCGACTTCGCGGAGTCCGAGATCGCGCCGCACGCCGAGGCGTGGGACCGCGACCACGTCTTCCCGGTGGACACCGTTCGGGCGATGGGCGACCTCGGCCTGTTCGGCATCCCCTTCCCCGAGGAGTACGGCGGCGGCGGGGCCGACCTCACGACCCTGTGCGTCGCCATCGAGGAGCTGGCGCGGGTCGACCAGTCGATGGCGATCACCCTGGAGGCGGCGGTCGGGCTCGGCGCCAGCCCGATCTTCCGGTTCGGCACGGAGGAGCAGCGCCAGCGGTGGCTGCCCGACCTGTGCGCCGGCCGCGCCCTCGGCGCGTTCGGCCTCACCGAGCCGGGCGGAGGGAGCGACGCCGGGGCCCCCCGCACCCGGGCCGACCTGGACGAGGCCGCCGGCGAGTGGGTGGTGAACGGCGAGAAGGCGTTCATCACCAACGCCGGCACGCCGATCACCTCGGTCGTCACGATCACGGCGAGGACGGGGCCGGGGGAGATCAGCAGCATCGTCGTCCCCGCCGGGACGGCCGGGCTGGAGGTCGCCCCGCCCTACCGGAAGATGGGCTGGCACGCCTCGGACACGCGGGGCCTGGCGTTCACGGACTGCCGGGTGCCGGCCGACCACCTGCTCGGCCAGCGGGGCCGGGGCTTCGCCAACTTCCTCGCCACCCTGGACGAGGGCCGCATCGCCATCGCCGCCCTGGCCGTCGGCACCATCCAGGCCTGCCTCGAGCACAGCGTCGCTTATGCCGGCGAGCGCCAGGCCTTCGGCCGGCCCATCGGCGCCAACCAGGGGGTGGCCTTCAAGTGCGCCGACCTCGCCGTCATGGCCGAGTGCGCGAGGGCGCTCACCTACAAGGCGGCGTGGCTGCGCGACGTCGGCCGCCCGTACAAGCGGGCCGCGGCGATCGCCAAGCTCTACGCCACCGAGGCGGCCGTGACGGCCACCAGGGAGGCCACCCAGATCTTCGGCGGCTACGGGTTCATGGACGAGACGCCGGTCTCCCGCTTCTACCGCGACTCGAAGATCCTGGAGATCGGCGAGGGCACGAGCGAGATCCAGCGGCTCGTGATCAGCCGGGAGCTCGGCCTGCCCGTCACCTGA
- a CDS encoding calcium-binding protein, translating to MGIRQGARTAAVVLLGAATLVVGTGPADAATTCFGLRPTIPGYSGADRLIGTEGNDVIVGRGGDDYIDGRGGNDRICGSDDNDTIIGGDGDDMVLGGAGRDTVTGGNGADYIDGAGGADVLDGGLGNDDVRGGSENDVFLEGTAPNGADLITGDAHWDVLDYSGRPTAVTVTPDGVAGDGEAGEGDNVRSDFEEIRGGAGDDLLVGLGLPNVFYGNAGSDTLQGGYGQDRLYGGTGDDQLFGQENQDALDGGAEVDLCDVYPQGGTIVNCEAGGRG from the coding sequence ATGGGGATCCGACAGGGTGCGAGGACGGCGGCGGTGGTCCTGCTCGGGGCCGCCACCCTGGTGGTCGGGACGGGGCCGGCCGACGCGGCGACGACGTGCTTCGGGCTGCGGCCGACGATCCCGGGCTACAGCGGGGCGGACCGCCTGATCGGCACCGAGGGCAACGACGTCATCGTCGGCCGCGGCGGCGACGACTACATCGACGGCCGGGGCGGCAACGACCGCATCTGCGGCTCGGACGACAACGACACGATCATCGGCGGCGACGGCGACGACATGGTCCTCGGCGGCGCCGGCAGGGACACGGTCACCGGCGGGAACGGCGCCGACTACATCGACGGCGCCGGCGGGGCCGACGTCCTCGACGGCGGCCTCGGCAACGACGACGTGCGGGGCGGCAGCGAGAACGACGTGTTCCTCGAGGGCACGGCCCCGAACGGCGCCGACCTGATCACCGGCGACGCCCACTGGGACGTCCTCGACTACAGCGGCCGGCCGACGGCGGTCACCGTCACCCCCGACGGCGTCGCCGGCGACGGCGAGGCCGGCGAGGGCGACAACGTCCGCTCCGACTTCGAGGAGATCAGGGGCGGGGCCGGCGACGACCTGCTCGTCGGGCTCGGCCTGCCCAACGTGTTCTACGGCAACGCCGGGTCGGACACGCTCCAGGGCGGCTACGGCCAGGACCGCCTGTACGGCGGGACCGGCGACGACCAGCTGTTCGGCCAGGAGAACCAGGACGCCCTCGACGGCGGCGCCGAGGTCGACCTGTGCGACGTCTACCCGCAGGGCGGCACGATCGTGAACTGCGAGGCGGGCGGACGCGGCTGA
- the rfbC gene encoding dTDP-4-dehydrorhamnose 3,5-epimerase produces the protein MPTVVPCEAIDGVVLVHPDVHGDERGCFVETYRRQWLPLGREMVQANRVDRQRGAVVGLHFHLHQADYWYVVGGRARVVLHDLRDGSPTEGATFTVDLGDGDHRHTGVFIPPGVAHGFAALTDMTMTYLVDGYYNPDDELGVAWDDPEIGADWGVTDPILSGRDRSNPRRRDLARPRAGLRT, from the coding sequence ATGCCGACCGTCGTCCCCTGCGAGGCCATCGACGGCGTGGTGCTCGTCCACCCCGACGTGCACGGCGACGAGCGGGGCTGCTTCGTCGAGACCTACCGGCGCCAGTGGCTGCCCCTCGGCCGGGAGATGGTCCAGGCCAACCGGGTCGACCGCCAGCGGGGCGCCGTGGTCGGCCTCCACTTCCACCTGCACCAGGCGGACTACTGGTACGTGGTTGGGGGCAGGGCTCGGGTGGTGCTCCACGACCTGCGCGACGGCTCGCCCACCGAGGGGGCGACGTTCACCGTCGACCTCGGCGACGGGGACCACCGCCACACCGGGGTGTTCATCCCGCCCGGCGTGGCCCACGGGTTCGCCGCCCTCACCGACATGACGATGACGTACCTGGTCGACGGCTACTACAACCCGGACGACGAGCTCGGCGTGGCCTGGGACGACCCCGAGATCGGCGCCGACTGGGGCGTGACCGACCCGATCCTGTCGGGCCGCGACCGGTCGAACCCCCGCCGCCGCGACCTCGCCCGCCCCCGCGCCGGCCTCCGGACCTGA
- the rfbB gene encoding dTDP-glucose 4,6-dehydratase codes for MRVLVTGGAGFIGSNFTRFWLERHPGDDVVVLDALTYAGNPASLADVEGRITFVEGDIADLALVERLLRDRPVDVVVNFAAESHNSFALVDPGRFFRTNVLGTQALLEAARRVGVGRFHHISTCEVYGDLDLDSDEAFTESSPYRPRTPYNASKAGADHAVRAYFETWGLPVTITNCANNYGPFQFPEKVVPLFTTNALDDEPLPLYASTQNRREWVHVLDHCTGIEAVLDRGVVGETYHVGTGLERSIEQIADGVLAALGKPASLKRIVPDRPGHDRRYLLDSSRIRRELGWSPSVEFEQGLADTVAWYAEHRDWWEPLKGRAPVAEATAWSR; via the coding sequence GTGCGCGTCCTCGTCACCGGCGGCGCCGGCTTCATCGGGTCGAACTTCACGCGCTTCTGGCTGGAGCGCCACCCGGGCGACGACGTGGTCGTGCTCGACGCGCTCACCTACGCGGGCAACCCGGCCAGCCTCGCCGACGTGGAGGGGCGGATCACGTTCGTGGAGGGCGACATCGCCGACCTCGCGCTGGTCGAGCGGCTGCTGCGCGACCGCCCGGTCGACGTGGTCGTCAACTTCGCCGCCGAGTCGCACAACAGCTTCGCCCTCGTCGACCCGGGCCGCTTCTTCCGCACCAACGTGCTCGGCACCCAAGCGCTCCTCGAGGCGGCCCGCCGGGTCGGCGTCGGCCGCTTCCACCACATCTCCACCTGCGAGGTGTACGGCGACCTCGACCTCGACAGCGACGAGGCGTTCACCGAGTCCTCGCCCTACCGGCCCCGCACGCCGTACAACGCGTCGAAGGCCGGGGCCGACCACGCCGTGCGCGCCTACTTCGAGACCTGGGGCCTGCCGGTCACGATCACGAACTGCGCCAACAACTACGGGCCGTTCCAGTTCCCGGAGAAGGTCGTCCCGCTGTTCACCACGAACGCGCTGGACGACGAGCCGCTGCCCCTCTACGCCTCGACCCAGAACCGGCGGGAGTGGGTGCACGTGCTCGACCACTGCACCGGCATCGAGGCCGTGCTCGACCGGGGGGTGGTGGGCGAGACCTACCACGTGGGCACGGGGCTCGAGCGCAGCATCGAGCAGATCGCGGACGGCGTGCTGGCCGCGCTGGGCAAGCCCGCCTCGCTGAAGCGCATCGTGCCCGACCGGCCCGGCCACGACCGCCGCTACCTGCTCGACTCGTCGAGGATCCGCAGGGAGCTGGGCTGGTCGCCGTCGGTCGAGTTCGAGCAGGGCCTGGCCGACACGGTGGCCTGGTACGCCGAGCACCGGGACTGGTGGGAGCCGCTGAAGGGCCGGGCGCCGGTGGCCGAGGCCACCGCCTGGTCCCGATGA
- a CDS encoding LCP family protein, translating to MPTSRRGRRRRTWPQRLLIGFNIFLIFTCLVTAAGLGYFYFKFGQLPRIELGNVLTEETGPTSPQNFLVVGVDSAEGIDPNNPITIGRETLGAARSDTIMVLRVDPGSSRAQLLSILRDLWVPITCTGGEEQRVNTALEAGGAQCLVETVERALDIPINHYVQVDWLGFQRIVDAVDGVPIYFPNPVRDRNSGLLIETPGCVTLDPNQALAFARSRYYENFLDGQWQREGSADRGRVQRQQLFIQQALRRAVAKGVRNPIVLNQLIDVALDSVVLDDQLSAKDIFQLGNRFRSFDPATLETYSLPTADEVTAGGAAVQLLLADEAEPILDVFRGQQEDEGADLPPGEVRVRVLNGSGITGQAGQAAADLAGAGFDVIGSGDAEAFGAATTVVRFAPGKQVEADVARRWLAAGAQVQEAPELAGGDVDVVVVTGADYAGVRAEAAAPDDASPAATATTGTTAPSPSTTAPGSTTTVPPEVVPQAPEGAAPCG from the coding sequence GTGCCCACCTCTCGGAGGGGGCGCCGCCGCCGCACCTGGCCCCAGCGGCTCCTCATCGGGTTCAACATCTTCCTGATCTTCACCTGTCTCGTCACCGCCGCGGGGCTCGGCTACTTCTACTTCAAGTTCGGCCAGCTCCCCCGGATCGAGCTCGGCAACGTGCTGACCGAGGAGACCGGGCCGACCTCGCCCCAGAACTTCCTCGTGGTCGGGGTGGACAGCGCCGAGGGCATCGACCCGAACAACCCGATCACGATCGGCCGGGAGACCCTCGGCGCGGCCCGGTCGGACACGATCATGGTCCTGCGCGTCGACCCGGGCTCGTCCCGGGCCCAGCTCCTGTCGATCCTGCGCGACCTCTGGGTGCCGATCACCTGCACGGGCGGCGAGGAGCAGCGGGTCAACACGGCGCTCGAGGCCGGCGGGGCGCAGTGCCTGGTCGAGACCGTCGAGCGGGCCCTCGACATCCCGATCAACCACTACGTGCAGGTCGACTGGCTCGGGTTCCAGCGCATCGTGGACGCCGTCGACGGCGTGCCCATCTACTTCCCGAACCCGGTTCGGGACCGCAACTCCGGGCTGCTGATCGAGACCCCTGGCTGCGTCACCCTGGACCCGAACCAGGCGCTCGCGTTCGCCCGGTCCCGCTACTACGAGAACTTCCTCGACGGGCAGTGGCAGCGGGAGGGCTCGGCCGACCGGGGGCGGGTCCAGCGCCAGCAGCTGTTCATCCAGCAGGCGCTGCGGCGGGCGGTGGCCAAGGGCGTGCGCAACCCGATCGTGCTGAACCAGCTGATCGACGTCGCCCTCGACAGCGTGGTCCTCGACGACCAGCTGAGCGCCAAGGACATCTTCCAGCTCGGCAACCGCTTCCGCAGCTTCGACCCGGCGACGCTCGAGACGTACTCGCTGCCGACGGCCGACGAGGTGACCGCGGGCGGGGCCGCCGTCCAGCTCCTCCTCGCCGACGAGGCCGAGCCCATCCTCGACGTGTTCAGGGGCCAGCAGGAGGACGAGGGCGCCGACCTGCCGCCCGGCGAGGTGCGGGTGCGGGTGCTGAACGGGAGCGGGATCACCGGGCAGGCCGGGCAGGCGGCGGCCGACCTCGCCGGCGCCGGGTTCGACGTCATCGGCAGCGGCGACGCCGAGGCGTTCGGGGCGGCGACCACCGTGGTCCGCTTCGCCCCCGGCAAGCAGGTCGAGGCCGACGTGGCCCGGCGCTGGCTGGCGGCCGGCGCCCAGGTGCAGGAGGCGCCCGAGCTGGCCGGCGGCGACGTCGACGTGGTCGTCGTGACCGGGGCCGACTACGCCGGCGTGCGGGCCGAGGCGGCCGCGCCGGACGACGCCTCGCCGGCGGCGACGGCGACCACCGGGACGACGGCACCGTCCCCGTCGACCACCGCGCCGGGCAGCACGACCACCGTGCCGCCCGAGGTCGTCCCGCAGGCGCCCGAGGGCGCCGCGCCCTGCGGCTGA
- a CDS encoding acetyl-CoA carboxylase biotin carboxylase subunit, giving the protein MLSKVLIANRGEIAVRVVRACRELGIASVAVYSDLDRHALHVRLADEAYALGGSTAAESYLNTAAILDAVERSGADAVHPGYGFFSENTDFARAITARGVTFVGPPPEAIEQMGDKISARRAAERSGVSGVPGLTEEVTSPDQVRAFGAEHGWPVAIKAAYGGGGRGMKVVGDPSEVEAAMESARREAAAYFGRDEVYLERYLTWPRHIEMQVMADTHGNCVWLGERDCSAQRRHQKLVEESPAPGLADEVRRAMGDAAVRVARGCGYVNAGTVEFLYQDGEFWFLEMNTRLQVEHPVTEMVTGTDLVAEQLRVAAGEPLSFGQDDIERRGHSIECRINAEDPAGGRFLPSPGRITSLAAPAGPGTRWDGGYESGDEISQFYDNLVGKLVVWGEDREAARRRMLRALRELRVEGIATTVPAHVAILSHPDFAEARHSTKWVEERLDLSGVASPPKPAAAASADGDGQAPKVQRDVDVEVNGKRYTVKLWVPDVPTAVAVGGPAGASARSTPARKRPA; this is encoded by the coding sequence GTGCTCTCCAAGGTCCTCATCGCCAACCGCGGCGAGATCGCCGTCCGGGTCGTCCGCGCCTGCCGGGAGCTCGGGATCGCGTCGGTCGCCGTCTACTCCGACCTCGACCGGCACGCGCTGCACGTCCGCCTGGCCGACGAGGCGTACGCCCTCGGCGGGTCGACGGCGGCCGAGAGCTACCTGAACACGGCGGCCATCCTGGACGCCGTCGAGCGCAGCGGGGCCGACGCCGTCCACCCCGGCTACGGGTTCTTCTCGGAGAACACCGACTTCGCGAGGGCCATCACGGCGAGGGGCGTCACCTTCGTCGGCCCGCCGCCCGAGGCCATCGAGCAGATGGGCGACAAGATCTCCGCCCGCCGGGCGGCCGAGCGGTCCGGGGTGAGCGGCGTGCCCGGGCTGACCGAGGAGGTCACCTCGCCCGACCAGGTGCGGGCCTTCGGGGCCGAGCACGGCTGGCCGGTGGCCATCAAGGCCGCGTACGGCGGCGGCGGGCGGGGCATGAAGGTGGTCGGCGACCCGTCCGAGGTCGAGGCGGCCATGGAGTCGGCCAGGCGGGAGGCGGCCGCTTACTTCGGGCGGGACGAGGTGTACCTCGAGCGCTACCTCACCTGGCCGCGCCACATCGAGATGCAGGTGATGGCCGACACCCACGGCAACTGCGTGTGGCTCGGCGAGCGGGACTGCTCGGCCCAGCGGCGACACCAGAAGCTGGTCGAGGAGAGCCCGGCGCCGGGCCTGGCCGACGAGGTCCGCCGGGCCATGGGCGACGCGGCCGTGCGGGTGGCCAGGGGGTGCGGCTACGTCAACGCCGGCACCGTCGAGTTCCTCTACCAGGACGGCGAGTTCTGGTTCCTCGAGATGAACACGAGGCTCCAGGTCGAGCACCCGGTCACCGAGATGGTCACCGGCACCGACCTCGTCGCCGAGCAGCTGCGGGTGGCGGCGGGCGAGCCGCTGTCGTTCGGGCAGGACGACATCGAGCGCCGCGGGCACAGCATCGAGTGCCGGATCAACGCCGAGGACCCGGCCGGCGGCCGCTTCCTCCCCTCCCCCGGGCGCATCACGTCGCTCGCCGCCCCGGCCGGCCCCGGCACCCGCTGGGACGGCGGCTACGAGTCGGGCGACGAGATCAGCCAGTTCTACGACAACCTGGTCGGCAAGCTCGTCGTGTGGGGCGAGGACCGCGAGGCCGCCCGACGGCGGATGCTGCGGGCCCTGCGGGAGCTGCGGGTCGAGGGCATCGCCACGACCGTGCCCGCCCACGTGGCGATCCTGTCCCACCCCGACTTCGCCGAGGCCCGCCACTCGACCAAGTGGGTCGAGGAGCGCCTCGACCTGTCCGGCGTGGCCTCGCCGCCGAAGCCGGCCGCAGCCGCGTCGGCCGACGGCGACGGGCAGGCCCCGAAGGTCCAGCGCGACGTCGACGTCGAGGTCAACGGCAAGCGCTACACGGTCAAGCTCTGGGTGCCTGATGTGCCGACCGCAGTCGCAGTCGGTGGTCCCGCCGGGGCGAGCGCCCGGAGCACGCCCGCTCGGAAGCGTCCTGC